One window of the Archangium primigenium genome contains the following:
- a CDS encoding CotH kinase family protein, which yields MARWQGLCGLLTVGLLACGPETDSTLSMPTDVTSGGAVSTPPTPAPAQPAPVEEPPPAVEEGGSVPGEGQPARGAYPRVQSRVPVLELRIKPEDLARLDANPESEEKVPAVVVLDGQSAPARVRYRGASTRDLPQKSFKVELDAGHDLDDRDHFELLASWYDSGKLTEKFAVDLYTALGLPVPSARYVRVSINGQHNGLYLDMEHVGKEYLEARGLEKKAAIYRCGHRNCELTLQSGAHQTDFEKKSQESTGRGDLDALLAWVNRSDDADFEAKLARSVDVDAYLGNLAADMLISNNYIEDARGYWIHETARDRWQYAPWDLNNALMLHWRTWAPTDPPITDRWPQAFSLYDPMVQKLYEQRVKERPVHRPTWNVLNTRLWDRPALRARMIDKLETALAGPFSESKALAHIDALWAVVEPELRKDPYVSVEHMVRSRDFLKTYVRQRRAFLLGTLRALRAHGGGDLVIQEVAAGSTGYVELYNRGSAPVSLAGHELTNDLRALSRFRLPTLTLAPGERLRLLADGSPTKGALHLPFTLSATEGGEVGLFNGNIRSATGVALVYGPVDIVYFGPASADMAYGRKTPGGEDFARWRR from the coding sequence ATGGCGCGATGGCAAGGTCTGTGTGGGCTGCTGACGGTGGGGTTGCTGGCGTGTGGTCCCGAGACGGACTCGACCCTGTCGATGCCGACCGACGTCACCTCCGGAGGGGCGGTGTCCACTCCGCCGACGCCCGCCCCCGCGCAGCCCGCGCCCGTGGAGGAGCCGCCGCCCGCCGTGGAGGAGGGCGGGAGCGTGCCCGGGGAAGGACAGCCCGCGCGCGGCGCCTATCCCCGCGTGCAGTCGCGGGTGCCCGTGCTGGAGCTGCGCATCAAGCCGGAGGACCTGGCGCGCCTGGACGCCAACCCCGAGTCCGAGGAGAAGGTGCCCGCGGTGGTGGTGCTCGATGGCCAGTCGGCGCCGGCCCGGGTGCGCTACCGCGGGGCCAGCACGCGCGACCTGCCGCAGAAGAGCTTCAAGGTGGAGCTGGACGCGGGCCACGACCTGGATGACCGGGATCACTTCGAGCTGCTCGCGAGCTGGTACGACAGCGGCAAGCTCACGGAGAAGTTCGCGGTGGACCTGTACACCGCCCTGGGGCTGCCCGTGCCGAGCGCCCGCTACGTGCGCGTGAGCATCAACGGCCAGCACAACGGGCTCTACCTGGACATGGAGCACGTGGGGAAGGAGTACCTGGAGGCGCGGGGCCTGGAGAAGAAGGCGGCCATCTACCGCTGCGGCCACCGCAACTGCGAGCTGACGCTCCAGTCGGGCGCGCACCAGACGGACTTCGAGAAGAAGAGCCAGGAGTCCACCGGCCGGGGGGACCTGGATGCGCTGCTCGCGTGGGTCAACCGCAGCGACGACGCGGACTTCGAGGCGAAGCTGGCGCGCTCGGTGGACGTGGACGCCTACCTGGGCAACCTCGCCGCGGACATGCTCATCTCGAACAACTACATCGAGGACGCGCGCGGCTATTGGATCCACGAGACGGCCCGGGACCGGTGGCAGTACGCGCCGTGGGATTTGAACAACGCGCTCATGCTGCACTGGCGCACGTGGGCCCCCACGGATCCGCCCATCACCGACCGCTGGCCCCAGGCCTTCAGCCTGTACGATCCGATGGTGCAGAAGCTGTACGAGCAGCGCGTGAAGGAGCGGCCGGTGCACCGCCCCACGTGGAACGTGCTCAACACGCGCCTCTGGGACCGGCCGGCCCTGCGCGCGCGGATGATCGACAAGCTGGAGACCGCGCTCGCCGGTCCCTTCTCCGAGTCCAAGGCCCTGGCCCACATCGACGCGCTGTGGGCCGTGGTGGAGCCCGAGTTGCGCAAGGATCCCTACGTCTCGGTCGAGCACATGGTGCGCTCGCGGGACTTCCTGAAGACCTACGTGCGCCAGCGCCGCGCGTTCCTGCTCGGCACCCTGCGCGCGCTCCGGGCGCACGGGGGCGGGGACCTGGTCATCCAGGAGGTCGCCGCGGGCAGCACGGGCTACGTGGAGCTGTACAACCGGGGCAGCGCGCCGGTGTCGCTCGCGGGCCACGAGCTGACGAATGACCTGCGCGCCCTGTCGCGCTTCCGCCTGCCCACCCTCACCCTGGCGCCGGGCGAGCGCCTGCGCCTGCTGGCGGATGGTTCACCCACCAAGGGCGCGCTCCACCTGCCCTTCACCTTGTCCGCGACCGAGGGCGGCGAGGTGGGCCTGTTCAACGGCAACATCCGCTCGGCCACGGGCGTGGCGCTCGTGTACGGCCCCGTGGACATCGTCTACTTCGGGCCGGCGTCCGCGGACATGGCCTACGGGCGCAAGACCCCGGGCGGCGAGGACTTCGCGCGCTGGCGGCGCTGA
- a CDS encoding LysM peptidoglycan-binding domain-containing protein: MALHTIRRGDTLSALAKKFNTSVGALAKVNGIKNPDRIIAGRKLEIPGSRDSFEARPTGGAGRAPAAGRTPAAGGAGRAPAAGGATGAAPVAAPGNAAPGKGVTSAQLRQIMPTLSQAKADQYLPHINRAMSEAGINTPQRQAAFLAQLGHESGGLRYMEEIASGAAYEGRRDLGNTQPGDGTRFKGRGPIQLTGRANYRAAGKALGLDLENNPRQAASPEVGFRTAAWFWNSRNLNSLADKGDFRGITKRVNGGYNGLADREAYYRRALNTLR; this comes from the coding sequence ATGGCCCTGCACACCATCCGTCGTGGTGACACGCTGTCGGCGCTCGCCAAGAAGTTCAACACGTCGGTGGGCGCGCTGGCCAAGGTCAACGGTATCAAGAACCCGGACCGCATCATCGCCGGGCGCAAGCTGGAGATCCCCGGTTCGCGCGACAGCTTCGAGGCGCGTCCCACGGGCGGCGCGGGTCGGGCTCCGGCGGCGGGCCGGACGCCGGCGGCGGGCGGCGCGGGTCGGGCTCCGGCGGCGGGTGGCGCCACGGGCGCGGCGCCGGTGGCGGCCCCGGGCAACGCGGCGCCAGGCAAGGGCGTGACGTCCGCGCAGCTGCGGCAGATCATGCCCACCCTGTCGCAGGCCAAGGCCGACCAGTACCTGCCGCACATCAACCGCGCCATGTCCGAGGCTGGCATCAACACGCCGCAGCGTCAGGCCGCGTTCCTCGCGCAGCTGGGCCACGAGAGCGGCGGGCTGCGCTACATGGAGGAGATCGCCTCGGGCGCGGCGTACGAGGGCCGTCGGGATCTGGGCAATACCCAGCCGGGTGACGGCACGCGCTTCAAGGGCCGTGGCCCCATCCAGCTCACCGGCCGCGCCAACTACCGCGCCGCGGGCAAGGCCCTGGGCCTGGACCTGGAGAACAATCCCCGTCAGGCCGCCAGCCCCGAGGTGGGCTTCCGCACCGCCGCCTGGTTCTGGAACAGCCGCAACCTCAACTCCCTGGCCGACAAGGGCGACTTCCGCGGCATCACCAAGCGCGTGAACGGTGGCTA